In Saccharothrix violaceirubra, the following are encoded in one genomic region:
- a CDS encoding zf-HC2 domain-containing protein yields MECETCREALSARLDGEAEPVPAADVDAHLEGCAACRSWQDEAMALTRSLRVRAASATPDLAAVVVARGIRRGFGFARPALGAVGVAQLLLGGVQLFGVFGASDVHGAGVHGVAGGHLFNEATAWNLALGLGILCAAWWPRVAGGLLPVLGGFLAVLAPFSVYDLSSGHASATRVLSHVILVVGLVLLIVVHRGRRGPDRRGLPVEDRVVDGVAEVRGGGAERSTRRARSRLRPVGRRAA; encoded by the coding sequence GTGGAGTGCGAAACCTGCCGCGAAGCACTGTCCGCGAGACTGGACGGCGAGGCCGAGCCGGTGCCGGCCGCCGACGTCGACGCGCACCTGGAGGGGTGCGCGGCCTGCCGGTCCTGGCAGGACGAGGCGATGGCGTTGACCCGGTCGCTGCGCGTGCGCGCGGCTTCGGCGACGCCCGATCTGGCCGCTGTGGTGGTGGCGCGTGGGATCCGTCGGGGTTTCGGGTTCGCGCGGCCGGCGCTGGGAGCGGTCGGGGTGGCGCAGCTCCTGCTGGGAGGTGTGCAGCTGTTCGGCGTGTTCGGGGCGTCGGATGTGCACGGTGCGGGTGTGCACGGTGTGGCTGGAGGGCATCTGTTCAACGAGGCCACGGCGTGGAATCTCGCGCTGGGGCTGGGCATCCTGTGCGCGGCGTGGTGGCCTCGGGTGGCGGGTGGGTTGTTGCCCGTGTTGGGCGGGTTCCTGGCGGTGTTGGCGCCGTTCTCGGTGTACGACCTGTCGTCGGGGCATGCTTCGGCCACCCGGGTGCTGTCGCACGTGATCCTGGTGGTCGGGTTGGTGTTGCTGATCGTCGTGCATCGTGGGCGGCGGGGGCCGGATCGGCGGGGTCTGCCGGTGGAGGACCGGGTTGTGGACGGGGTGGCGGAGGTTCGGGGCGGGGGTGCCGAGCGGTCGACTCGACGGGCCCGGTCGCGGTTGCGGCCGGTCGGTCGTCGGGCGGCTTGA
- the sigC gene encoding RNA polymerase sigma factor SigC, with protein MSISPGDDGAVTAWALAAGAGDRRALERFVRATQRDVWRLVAHLTDPGRADDLAQEVYLRALRSLPAFEGRSSARTWLLSIARRTVVDHLRAAGARPAIAWSADYHQAADAASAAGRDRAGFEDVVEVTVLLADLSPERREALLLTQVLGLSYAEVAEICGCPVGTIRSRVARAREDLLRDKGNRDAGTA; from the coding sequence GTGTCGATCTCACCCGGTGATGACGGCGCGGTCACCGCGTGGGCTCTGGCCGCCGGAGCGGGCGACCGCCGGGCGTTGGAGCGGTTCGTCCGCGCCACCCAGCGCGACGTGTGGCGGCTCGTGGCGCACTTGACCGACCCCGGCCGTGCCGACGACCTCGCCCAGGAGGTCTACCTGCGCGCGTTGCGCAGCCTGCCCGCGTTCGAGGGACGTTCGTCGGCGCGCACGTGGCTGCTCTCGATCGCCCGGCGCACGGTCGTCGACCACCTGCGCGCGGCCGGTGCCCGACCCGCGATCGCCTGGTCCGCCGACTACCACCAGGCGGCCGACGCGGCCAGCGCGGCCGGTCGCGACCGGGCCGGGTTCGAGGACGTCGTCGAGGTCACCGTACTGCTCGCGGACCTGAGCCCGGAACGCCGCGAGGCCCTGCTGCTGACCCAGGTGCTCGGCCTGTCCTACGCCGAGGTGGCCGAGATCTGCGGCTGTCCGGTCGGCACGATCCGCTCACGGGTCGCGCGGGCACGTGAGGACCTGTTGCGGGACAAGGGGAACCGGGACGCCGGAACGGCGTGA
- a CDS encoding ATP-binding cassette domain-containing protein, translating to MAYAFEAEGLVKRFGDTTALAGVDLAARQGTVLGVLGPNGAGKTTAVRILATLLRPDAGRASVAGFDVVRQPGEVRRSIGLTGQYASVDEDLTGVQNLVLIGRLLDLGTAEAKSRATGLLRQFDLTEAGARPAKTYSGGMRRRLDLAASLVGRPDVIYLDEPTTGLDPAKRDDIWAVVRSLVADGVTVLLTTQYLEEADALADEISVIDRGRVIAHDTPAALKRVVGGQTVLIRPSDPDRLADAAAVLAEVAGGRPESPSRGVVTAPVDGDHVFTEVVRRLDAARIGVTELSLRLPSLDEVFFTLTGRHTETGTEDAA from the coding sequence ATGGCTTACGCCTTCGAGGCCGAAGGGCTGGTGAAGCGGTTCGGTGACACGACCGCGCTCGCCGGCGTCGACCTCGCCGCCCGGCAGGGCACCGTGCTCGGCGTGCTGGGCCCGAACGGGGCGGGTAAGACGACCGCCGTGCGCATCCTGGCGACGTTGCTGCGTCCCGACGCGGGTCGGGCGAGTGTCGCCGGGTTCGACGTCGTGCGTCAGCCCGGCGAGGTGCGTCGGTCGATCGGGCTGACCGGTCAGTACGCGTCGGTCGACGAGGACCTGACCGGTGTGCAGAACCTGGTGCTCATCGGTCGGTTGCTCGACCTGGGCACGGCCGAGGCCAAGTCCCGGGCGACCGGGTTGTTGCGGCAGTTCGACCTCACCGAGGCCGGTGCTCGGCCGGCCAAGACCTACTCGGGGGGTATGCGGCGGCGGCTCGACCTCGCCGCGAGCCTGGTCGGGCGGCCGGATGTGATCTACCTCGACGAGCCGACCACGGGGCTCGACCCGGCCAAGCGCGACGACATCTGGGCGGTGGTCCGGTCGTTGGTCGCCGACGGCGTGACCGTGCTGCTGACCACGCAGTACCTCGAGGAGGCCGACGCGTTGGCCGACGAGATCTCGGTCATCGACCGGGGGCGGGTGATCGCGCACGACACCCCGGCGGCGCTCAAGCGGGTCGTCGGCGGGCAGACCGTGCTGATCCGCCCCTCGGACCCCGACCGGCTCGCCGACGCGGCGGCGGTCCTGGCCGAGGTCGCGGGCGGACGGCCGGAGTCGCCGAGTCGGGGCGTGGTGACCGCGCCGGTCGACGGCGACCACGTGTTCACCGAGGTCGTGCGCCGGTTGGACGCCGCGCGCATCGGCGTGACCGAACTGTCGCTGCGGCTGCCCAGCCTCGACGAGGTGTTCTTCACGCTCACCGGTCGGCACACCGAGACGGGAACGGAGGACGCGGCATGA
- a CDS encoding protein kinase family protein, producing MSRLADHAAVSTALSLLGDNELRTLVDNAPVVHEGIGGTAVRLTVEGRDVFVKRVALTTLERQGRNVRSTANLFGLPPWFHYGLGSAGFGGWRELAAHVMATDWVIAGRTAAFPLLHHWRALDQEPRAVDLAEVERTVAFWDGLPSVRHRVEALAVATSALVLFLEHFPYTLDEWAGRHGVGGFVEKDLLDGLDFLRGNGLWHFDTHLGNILTDGGRLYFCDFGLACSTRFALDPHEREFLDRNVAHDRDYAIRCLVDRVLRTACGDDRERADAVLRRCAETGDSPDLAGIPEADADVVRRHARTALRMKRFYHDLVVESRRTPYPDA from the coding sequence ATGTCCCGCCTCGCCGACCACGCCGCCGTGTCCACCGCCCTGTCGTTGTTGGGTGACAACGAGTTGCGTACGCTCGTCGACAACGCGCCCGTGGTGCACGAGGGCATCGGCGGCACGGCGGTGCGGTTGACGGTCGAGGGCCGGGACGTGTTCGTGAAGCGGGTCGCGCTGACCACGTTGGAGCGTCAGGGCCGCAACGTCCGGTCCACGGCCAACCTCTTCGGCCTGCCGCCGTGGTTCCACTACGGCCTGGGTTCCGCCGGGTTCGGCGGGTGGCGGGAGCTGGCCGCGCACGTCATGGCGACCGACTGGGTGATCGCCGGGCGCACGGCGGCGTTCCCGCTGCTGCACCACTGGCGCGCGCTCGACCAGGAGCCGCGCGCGGTGGACCTGGCCGAGGTGGAGCGGACCGTCGCGTTCTGGGACGGGTTGCCGTCCGTGCGGCACCGGGTGGAGGCGTTGGCCGTGGCGACGTCCGCCCTCGTGCTGTTCCTGGAACATTTCCCGTACACGCTCGACGAGTGGGCCGGCCGCCACGGCGTGGGCGGATTCGTGGAGAAGGACCTGCTCGACGGCCTCGATTTCCTGCGCGGCAACGGCTTGTGGCACTTCGACACCCACCTCGGCAACATCCTCACCGACGGGGGACGGCTGTACTTCTGCGATTTCGGGCTGGCCTGCTCGACCCGGTTCGCCCTCGACCCGCACGAACGGGAATTCCTCGACCGCAACGTCGCCCACGACCGCGATTACGCGATCCGGTGCCTGGTGGACCGGGTGTTGCGCACCGCCTGCGGCGACGACCGCGAACGTGCCGACGCGGTCCTGCGCCGGTGCGCGGAGACCGGTGACTCCCCCGACCTGGCCGGCATCCCCGAGGCGGACGCGGACGTCGTGCGTCGCCACGCCCGCACCGCGCTCAGGATGAAGCGCTTCTACCACGACCTGGTGGTGGAGAGCCGGCGCACGCCCTACCCGGACGCGTGA
- a CDS encoding ABC transporter permease has protein sequence MTAVAERVTAPTRRHTARPFAIVRHSLALAKRSLIKTMRTPEQLLDVTLQPLIFVVMFVYLLGGAVAGDTHAYLQLLLPAIMVQTTAFGGMATGVNLNTDIEKGVFDRFRSLPIARSAPLIGSVLGDLIRYVVAIASLLVFGTLLGFRVETGFVAAVAACLLTILFAFSLSWAFVMIGMLMRNPGGVQGVAFIVLFPLTFGTSMIAPAASMPGWLRAWVDVNPVTHAMNAARGLMVGGPVATSVLWTLAWSAIFLAVFAPLAVAAYRRRA, from the coding sequence ATGACCGCCGTCGCGGAACGGGTCACGGCGCCGACCAGGCGTCACACGGCACGGCCGTTCGCCATCGTGCGGCACAGCCTCGCGCTGGCCAAGCGGTCGCTGATCAAGACCATGCGCACGCCCGAGCAGCTGCTGGACGTGACGCTCCAGCCGCTGATCTTCGTGGTGATGTTCGTGTACCTGCTCGGCGGCGCGGTCGCCGGCGACACGCACGCCTACCTCCAGCTGCTGCTGCCCGCGATCATGGTGCAGACGACGGCGTTCGGCGGCATGGCGACCGGCGTGAACCTGAACACCGACATCGAGAAGGGCGTGTTCGACCGGTTCCGGTCGTTGCCCATCGCCCGGTCGGCGCCGCTGATCGGCTCCGTGCTCGGCGACCTCATCCGGTACGTGGTGGCGATCGCGTCGCTGCTGGTGTTCGGCACGCTGCTGGGCTTCCGGGTCGAGACCGGGTTCGTCGCCGCGGTGGCGGCGTGCCTGCTGACGATCCTGTTCGCGTTCAGCCTGAGCTGGGCGTTCGTCATGATCGGCATGCTGATGCGCAACCCCGGCGGTGTGCAGGGCGTCGCGTTCATCGTGCTGTTCCCGCTGACGTTCGGCACGTCGATGATCGCGCCCGCGGCGAGCATGCCGGGCTGGCTGCGCGCCTGGGTCGACGTGAACCCGGTGACGCACGCCATGAACGCCGCCCGCGGCCTGATGGTCGGCGGCCCGGTGGCCACGTCCGTCCTGTGGACGCTGGCGTGGTCGGCGATCTTCCTGGCGGTGTTCGCGCCGTTGGCCGTGGCCGCCTACCGCCGCCGGGCCTGA